A window of the Deinococcus gobiensis I-0 genome harbors these coding sequences:
- the hflX gene encoding GTPase HflX encodes MHGNLSGLRPAQLKSLGNLYRRRIEPGRVGSPELARNLAELSNDVRREVSVLIDRRGRVISVSVADAKAAELPEVRQGENRLAGFHLLHAHPRGGALSKGDLSTLFLKRLDAVSAIEVRNEGQPGLVHTAHLTPPGTVGEEEDWRILPPVPAFQIDEFDLGAQVSALEEEIARAASTREAKKDRERALLVQIDQGEFDAEERLEELGELARTAGAEVVYKELIYRRNLKPGTLVGAGKLEELTGRAYHLDADLLIFGQELGPAQAREIEAATGLKVIDRTQLILDIFALHAQGVESRLQVELAQLRYMKPRLLGAGAALSRIGGGGGSAGGGAIGTRGPGETKLELDRRRINDRLAFLEKQLEGVAQRREERRKSRERNDVPVVSIVGYTNAGKSTLLNAFTHAAEEPRRVLAENKLFATLRPTSRQGYLEGIGPVVLTDTVGFIRDLPKDLTRAFRSTLEEIGDADVLLHVVDAAGPGADTRLDAVNRILEELGFVDMPTVVALNKADAADPETLARERERTEGIPVSALRNIGLADLKEALADAIGQVQRQELARQEEVRALAAEWH; translated from the coding sequence GTGCATGGCAACCTTTCGGGCCTGCGCCCGGCCCAGCTCAAGTCGCTGGGTAACCTGTACCGCCGCCGCATCGAGCCCGGCCGCGTCGGCTCGCCGGAGCTGGCGCGCAACCTCGCCGAACTGTCGAACGACGTACGGCGCGAGGTCAGTGTCCTGATCGACCGCCGGGGCCGCGTGATCTCGGTCAGCGTGGCCGACGCCAAGGCCGCCGAACTGCCCGAGGTGCGCCAGGGCGAGAACCGGCTGGCGGGCTTCCACCTGCTGCACGCCCACCCGCGCGGCGGTGCGCTGAGCAAGGGCGACCTCTCGACCCTGTTCCTCAAGCGTCTGGACGCCGTGTCGGCCATCGAGGTGCGCAACGAGGGCCAGCCCGGCCTCGTGCACACGGCGCACCTGACCCCACCCGGCACGGTCGGCGAGGAAGAAGACTGGCGCATCCTGCCGCCCGTGCCCGCCTTCCAGATCGACGAGTTCGACCTGGGCGCGCAGGTCTCGGCGCTCGAGGAGGAAATCGCCCGCGCCGCGAGCACCCGCGAGGCCAAGAAGGACCGCGAGCGCGCGCTGCTGGTCCAGATCGACCAGGGCGAATTCGACGCCGAGGAGCGCCTGGAGGAACTGGGCGAACTGGCCCGCACCGCCGGGGCCGAGGTCGTCTACAAGGAACTCATCTACCGCCGCAACCTCAAGCCCGGCACGCTGGTCGGGGCGGGCAAGCTCGAAGAACTCACCGGCCGCGCCTACCACCTCGACGCCGACCTGCTCATCTTCGGGCAGGAACTCGGGCCGGCCCAGGCGCGCGAGATCGAGGCGGCCACCGGCCTCAAGGTCATCGACCGCACGCAGCTCATCCTGGACATCTTCGCGCTGCACGCGCAGGGCGTCGAGTCGCGCCTGCAGGTCGAGTTGGCGCAGCTGCGCTACATGAAACCCCGGCTGCTGGGCGCGGGCGCGGCCCTGTCGCGCATCGGGGGCGGCGGGGGCAGTGCGGGCGGCGGGGCCATCGGCACGCGCGGCCCCGGCGAAACCAAGCTGGAGCTCGACCGCCGCCGCATCAACGACCGCCTCGCCTTCCTGGAAAAGCAACTGGAGGGCGTGGCCCAGCGCCGCGAGGAACGCCGCAAGAGCCGCGAGCGCAACGACGTGCCGGTCGTCTCCATCGTGGGGTACACCAACGCGGGCAAGTCCACGCTGCTCAACGCCTTCACCCACGCCGCCGAGGAACCCCGGCGCGTGCTGGCCGAGAACAAGCTGTTCGCCACGCTGCGCCCCACCAGCCGCCAGGGCTACCTGGAGGGCATCGGGCCGGTCGTGCTGACCGACACCGTGGGCTTCATCCGCGACCTGCCCAAGGACCTCACGCGGGCCTTCCGCTCGACGCTGGAGGAGATCGGGGACGCCGACGTGCTGCTGCATGTGGTGGACGCCGCCGGCCCCGGCGCCGACACGCGCCTGGACGCCGTGAACCGCATTCTGGAGGAGCTGGGCTTCGTGGACATGCCCACCGTCGTCGCGCTGAACAAGGCCGACGCCGCCGACCCGGAGACGCTGGCCCGCGAACGCGAGCGCACCGAGGGCATTCCGGTCAGTGCCCTGCGCAACATCGGCCTGGCCGACCTGAAAGAAGCCCTGGCCGACGCCATCGGGCAGGTGCAGCGCCAGGAACTCGCCCGGCAGGAAGAGGTGCGCGCACTCGCCGCCGAGTGGCACTGA
- a CDS encoding MBL fold metallo-hydrolase, with translation MRITRHGQFLHLLTRLGLMNSALVREDDGFTLVDTGIPGSAPALLKAAADLGAPIRRVVLTHAHDDHVGSLDALHAALPEAEVLISGRDARLLRGDLGLDPGEPQTPLRGGLRGAKTAPTRLLRLDGTDRVGHLRVVPAPGHTPGHAALLDTRDGTLLCGDAFQTVAGVRVCSDRRGLFPLTAFATWHAPTALHSAQALADLHPTRLVPGHGRVVEDPEAAMRRAVTRAGGVQG, from the coding sequence ATGCGAATCACGCGGCACGGCCAGTTTCTGCACCTGCTCACCCGCCTCGGCCTCATGAACAGCGCCCTGGTACGCGAGGACGACGGCTTCACCCTCGTGGACACCGGCATCCCGGGATCGGCCCCGGCCCTCCTGAAAGCCGCCGCCGATCTGGGCGCACCCATCCGGCGCGTCGTGCTGACCCACGCCCACGACGACCATGTGGGCAGCCTGGACGCCCTGCACGCGGCGCTGCCGGAGGCCGAGGTCCTGATCTCGGGGCGCGATGCCCGGCTGCTGCGCGGCGACCTGGGCCTCGACCCCGGGGAACCGCAGACGCCGCTGCGGGGCGGGCTACGCGGCGCGAAGACGGCGCCCACCCGGCTGCTGCGCCTGGACGGCACCGACCGGGTCGGGCACCTGCGGGTCGTGCCGGCGCCGGGCCACACGCCGGGGCACGCCGCGCTGCTGGACACGCGCGACGGCACCCTGCTGTGCGGCGACGCCTTTCAGACCGTGGCGGGCGTCCGGGTATGCAGTGACCGCCGGGGGCTGTTTCCGCTGACCGCCTTCGCCACCTGGCACGCGCCCACCGCCCTGCACAGTGCCCAGGCGCTGGCCGACCTGCACCCCACGCGGCTCGTGCCCGGCCACGGCCGGGTCGTGGAAGACCCGGAAGCGGCGATGCGGCGTGCCGTGACCCGTGCCGGAGGGGTACAGGGCTGA
- a CDS encoding TetR/AcrR family transcriptional regulator, producing MPYPAKLTPDAIATQARVLLEGGGPEALNMRPLADALGVRPSSLYRHYADRAALLSALTEIAARELRAAMAGAAAGLNPQAGLLAMAGAYHAYARAHPHLYALLLDPARPYAPAGPLKDLWNTVLEQVSAVTGRPDDTGATVAVWAFLHGHTLLFLGGQFGPSGDQGGFRRGLEALVRGLLTA from the coding sequence ATGCCTTACCCAGCCAAACTCACGCCCGATGCCATCGCCACGCAGGCCCGCGTTCTGCTGGAGGGGGGCGGCCCCGAGGCACTGAACATGCGGCCCCTGGCCGACGCACTGGGGGTGCGGCCCAGCAGTCTGTACCGCCACTACGCCGACCGCGCGGCCCTGCTCTCGGCCCTGACGGAGATCGCGGCGCGGGAACTGCGCGCGGCGATGGCCGGGGCGGCGGCCGGACTGAACCCGCAGGCCGGGCTGCTGGCGATGGCCGGGGCCTACCATGCCTACGCCCGCGCCCATCCCCACCTCTACGCGCTGCTGCTGGACCCGGCGCGGCCCTACGCCCCGGCCGGGCCCCTCAAGGACCTCTGGAATACCGTGCTGGAACAGGTCAGCGCCGTCACCGGACGGCCGGACGACACTGGGGCGACCGTCGCCGTCTGGGCCTTTCTCCACGGCCACACCCTGCTGTTCCTGGGCGGTCAGTTCGGGCCCAGTGGCGACCAGGGGGGGTTCCGGCGCGGCCTGGAGGCGCTGGTCCGCGGGCTGCTGACCGCCTGA
- a CDS encoding endonuclease/exonuclease/phosphatase family protein: MPRSRLAWAYLIGVVLIWALGEWVGERTVYTLLLAYTPPLVWLLPAPLVLAWCLWRRRRLGPALLGALLAAWGAGLFHWNFQRGGDLRVLTYNVRSGTQTTPERLAGAINAADADLVLLQEANFARPEFHAQLVSLLPGYSVTRAAEVTTLSRLPLQDVQRYDLPLNRREVLLTRVSWQGEPLNVVNAHLGTVMLSSLLSGDLERVRHTRNARAAQVQVLLDLAARAQGPLLLGGDLNTPPRGQVYRQLRAAYGPDAHGRAGRGPGWTFPSLKLRIDHQMSRELRAVRTRVLPDAGSDHLPLLVEYR; the protein is encoded by the coding sequence ATGCCGCGTTCCCGTCTCGCCTGGGCCTACCTGATCGGGGTCGTCCTGATCTGGGCGCTGGGCGAATGGGTGGGTGAGCGGACCGTCTACACGCTGCTGCTCGCATATACGCCGCCGCTGGTCTGGCTGCTGCCCGCTCCGCTCGTCCTGGCCTGGTGCCTGTGGCGCCGCCGCCGCCTGGGACCGGCGCTGCTGGGCGCGCTGCTGGCCGCCTGGGGCGCGGGACTGTTCCACTGGAATTTCCAGCGCGGCGGCGACCTGCGGGTGCTGACCTACAACGTGCGCAGCGGCACGCAGACCACCCCCGAGCGGCTGGCCGGGGCCATCAACGCGGCGGACGCCGACCTCGTCCTGCTTCAGGAAGCCAACTTCGCGCGGCCCGAATTCCACGCGCAGCTCGTGTCGCTGCTGCCCGGCTACAGCGTGACGCGCGCCGCCGAGGTCACGACCCTCAGCCGCCTGCCCCTTCAGGACGTGCAGCGCTACGACCTGCCCCTGAACCGCCGCGAGGTCCTGCTGACCCGCGTGAGCTGGCAGGGCGAGCCGCTGAATGTGGTCAACGCGCATCTGGGTACGGTCATGCTCTCCAGCCTGCTCTCGGGCGACCTGGAACGGGTGCGCCACACCCGCAACGCGCGCGCGGCCCAGGTCCAGGTGCTGCTGGACCTCGCGGCGCGCGCCCAGGGCCCGCTGCTGCTGGGCGGCGACCTGAACACCCCGCCGCGCGGACAGGTCTACCGGCAGCTGCGCGCCGCCTATGGGCCCGACGCCCATGGCCGCGCCGGACGGGGACCGGGCTGGACCTTTCCCAGCCTCAAACTGCGCATCGACCACCAGATGAGCCGCGAACTGCGCGCCGTGCGCACACGGGTCCTGCCGGACGCGGGCAGCGACCACCTGCCCCTGTTGGTGGAATACCGCTAG
- a CDS encoding flavin reductase family protein, with protein MTDPHKEGQPGPSLTPTEFRETLGRFASGVTVITARSGDERRGMTANAFVSVSLTPPLILVSVDHRAHMLSLLSDDAVTHFGVNILGANQRHLSTHFAGKPGPEEQVPWFEHEGLPLIGGTVAQLVCRKERLIGAGDHTLVLGHVEYSRYTDDDPLLYFRGQYHELG; from the coding sequence ATGACCGACCCCCACAAGGAGGGCCAGCCCGGCCCCAGCCTGACGCCGACCGAGTTCCGCGAGACGCTGGGGCGCTTCGCCAGCGGCGTGACCGTCATCACGGCCCGGAGCGGCGACGAGCGCCGGGGCATGACCGCCAACGCCTTCGTGTCGGTGAGCCTCACGCCTCCGCTGATCCTGGTCAGCGTGGACCACCGCGCGCACATGCTCTCGCTGCTGAGCGACGATGCGGTCACGCATTTCGGGGTCAATATCCTGGGAGCCAACCAGCGCCATCTCAGCACGCATTTCGCGGGCAAGCCGGGGCCGGAGGAGCAGGTGCCCTGGTTCGAGCACGAGGGCCTGCCCCTGATCGGCGGGACGGTCGCGCAGCTCGTATGCCGCAAGGAACGCCTGATCGGGGCGGGCGACCACACCCTGGTGCTGGGCCACGTCGAGTACAGCCGCTACACCGACGACGATCCCCTGCTGTACTTCCGGGGTCAATACCACGAGCTGGGCTGA
- a CDS encoding family 10 glycosylhydrolase produces the protein MTPALPRRALLLALTLALALPAPAQVALPPDAAAPVTTPPATTPPADSATPAPAPADPAVPGDGGGADTGSGGSAAPSGSPVSSSGTALPATSPSDIPVTPPTVAPEPVPAVPATPVPVTPVPVTPVPVTPMPVTPVPVTPVPAAPKPAAPTSPTAPDPVTVRGLWVDAFGPGLKTRAQVAQMVDEAVKLGVNTLFVQAIRRGDCLCMKSGLPLATDPDLEKNFDPLAIAVRLGHARGLRVIAWASVTGVANTAAPNTSPLHVMRTHGPDSGKNSWLARRPDGTWQEGSDGWLDAGIPEAADFMVNSVTSLVRNYDVDGVQLDRIRYPDGGAWGYDPKTVARYAAETGAKGTPIPGDPAWQAWKREQVTALVRRIALEVKSVRPTAWMSAATITYGPAPRITDPSAFRRSRPYTDVLQDWPTWVREGLIDLNVPMNYKRDGVADQGAWFDGWNSYAASVRTRADGVLAPLAVGTAMYLNSPAVTAAQASRSVGAGLGWVGYSYRSPTPGVIAGQQTTAQGLESVGTALRAKGEPLAAPLRWTAEPPSLRGLMGRVVGTAQPGGRVVEAWQGGKLVATGLTDGSGYYGFLTLPAGKTEVRVSGQRWSDTVPARGVARLPDLLARDVAPLRR, from the coding sequence ATGACTCCCGCCCTGCCGCGCCGCGCTCTCCTTCTGGCCCTGACCCTCGCGCTGGCGCTGCCGGCTCCTGCCCAGGTGGCCCTGCCGCCGGACGCCGCGGCCCCGGTGACGACGCCCCCGGCCACCACGCCTCCGGCCGATTCGGCCACGCCGGCCCCTGCCCCCGCCGACCCTGCGGTGCCGGGCGACGGCGGTGGGGCCGATACGGGCAGCGGTGGCAGCGCCGCGCCGTCCGGCAGCCCGGTGTCCTCTTCGGGGACGGCGCTGCCGGCGACCTCCCCGTCCGACATTCCGGTGACGCCGCCCACCGTGGCCCCGGAGCCGGTGCCGGCCGTCCCTGCGACGCCTGTTCCGGTCACCCCCGTGCCTGTGACTCCTGTGCCCGTGACTCCTATGCCCGTGACTCCTGTGCCCGTGACCCCGGTGCCGGCCGCGCCTAAGCCGGCCGCGCCGACCTCGCCCACGGCCCCGGACCCCGTGACCGTGCGTGGCCTGTGGGTGGACGCCTTCGGCCCGGGCCTCAAGACCCGCGCGCAGGTGGCGCAGATGGTGGACGAGGCCGTGAAGCTCGGCGTGAATACTCTGTTCGTGCAGGCCATCCGGCGTGGCGACTGCCTGTGCATGAAGAGCGGGCTGCCGCTGGCGACCGACCCCGACCTGGAAAAGAACTTCGATCCGCTCGCCATCGCCGTGCGGCTCGGGCACGCGCGCGGCCTGCGGGTCATCGCCTGGGCCAGCGTGACGGGTGTCGCCAACACCGCCGCGCCCAACACGAGCCCCCTGCACGTCATGCGCACGCACGGCCCGGATTCGGGCAAGAACTCCTGGCTGGCCCGCCGCCCCGACGGCACCTGGCAGGAGGGCAGCGACGGCTGGCTCGACGCGGGGATTCCCGAGGCCGCCGACTTCATGGTCAACAGCGTCACCAGTCTGGTGCGCAACTACGATGTGGACGGCGTGCAGCTCGACCGCATCCGCTATCCCGACGGCGGCGCGTGGGGTTACGATCCCAAGACGGTCGCGCGCTACGCCGCCGAGACCGGCGCGAAGGGGACGCCCATTCCCGGCGACCCCGCGTGGCAGGCCTGGAAGCGCGAGCAGGTCACGGCCCTGGTGCGCCGCATCGCCCTAGAGGTCAAGAGCGTGCGCCCGACCGCCTGGATGAGCGCGGCGACCATCACCTACGGCCCGGCCCCCCGCATCACCGACCCCTCGGCCTTCCGGCGCTCGCGGCCCTACACCGACGTGCTTCAGGACTGGCCGACCTGGGTGCGCGAGGGCCTCATCGACCTGAACGTGCCCATGAACTACAAGCGCGACGGCGTGGCCGACCAGGGCGCGTGGTTCGACGGCTGGAACAGCTATGCGGCCAGCGTGCGCACCCGCGCCGACGGCGTGCTGGCCCCCCTGGCGGTGGGCACGGCCATGTACCTCAACTCGCCGGCCGTCACGGCCGCGCAGGCGTCGCGCAGCGTGGGGGCCGGCCTGGGCTGGGTGGGCTACTCCTACCGCAGCCCGACCCCCGGCGTCATCGCCGGCCAGCAGACGACCGCGCAGGGCCTGGAGAGCGTGGGCACCGCGCTGCGCGCCAAGGGCGAGCCGCTCGCCGCGCCGCTGCGCTGGACGGCCGAACCGCCCAGCCTGCGCGGCCTGATGGGCCGGGTCGTGGGGACCGCGCAGCCCGGCGGGCGCGTGGTTGAGGCCTGGCAGGGCGGCAAGCTGGTCGCCACGGGCCTGACCGACGGAAGCGGCTACTACGGGTTCCTGACGCTGCCGGCCGGCAAGACCGAGGTCCGGGTCAGTGGCCAGCGCTGGAGCGACACCGTGCCTGCGCGCGGCGTGGCGCGTCTGCCCGACCTGCTCGCGCGCGACGTCGCCCCGCTGCGGCGCTAG
- the dnaX gene encoding DNA polymerase III subunit gamma/tau, which translates to MSAIYQRARPIRWEDVVGQEHVKDVLRAALEQGRVGHAYLFSGPRGVGKTTTARLIAMTANCQSGGPKPCGECESCLAVRAGAHPDVMEIDAASNNSVDDVRDLREKVGLAAMRGGKKIYILDEAHMMSRAAFNALLKTLEEPPGHVIFILATTEPEKIIPTILSRCQHYRFRRLTPEEIAGKLAGLAQTEGLRADPDALALIGRLADGAMRDGESLLERMLAAGTAVTRAAVEEALGLPPGERVRAVASALVLGDAGTALQGAAQLYRDGFAARTVVEGLVGAFGMALHAELGIGGADQAGEARLEGADVPRLLKLQAALDEQVSRFARSADGLSLELALTHALLATEGPATAASAPASAAGLPADLAARLNRLEKELATLRETPRAAAQAQAAAPVAAPRRESPAARALPEAEVAQVAAPAALQGHWDDVVRQASMQLRAFLKPARRHAEPGYVSLSYDEKNVFHAKQVATKFDEVLRLVRAVFGPVTFELIAPEGLGRRQGAGGGPGGGAGSAPVPRPAPPEPPRTPPVRAAQPQTAAEIPDFDPVPRRSSRGPSFEPLETAPAVTPASTGPVSGAPGTPPPRPATRPASVATMDPPRAAAPAQTPPPRPAGVQGRVPPPSPDDVAPAPLPRPAPAPWEEEHVADGPPAPADAQGGDRMPPADAARERELYLAEPITEEPDWGDLGGPVAYDEGGSGVPDLSGAPFAELSAPRPAPRPAPQPAAQPQTVAQTAAPARPGDIRAHPMYEDIKGRFSGRVREIGKNRRVQAEVAEPAGGDEDTAEA; encoded by the coding sequence GTGAGCGCCATCTACCAGCGCGCCCGGCCCATCCGCTGGGAGGACGTGGTCGGGCAGGAACATGTCAAGGACGTGCTGCGCGCCGCCCTCGAACAGGGGCGGGTGGGCCACGCCTACCTGTTCTCGGGGCCGCGCGGCGTGGGCAAGACGACCACCGCGCGCCTCATCGCCATGACGGCCAACTGCCAGAGCGGGGGTCCCAAGCCCTGCGGCGAGTGCGAGAGCTGCCTGGCCGTGCGGGCCGGCGCTCACCCCGACGTGATGGAAATCGATGCGGCGAGCAACAACAGCGTGGACGACGTGCGCGACCTCCGCGAGAAGGTCGGGTTGGCGGCCATGCGCGGTGGCAAGAAGATCTACATCCTCGACGAGGCCCACATGATGTCGCGGGCGGCCTTCAACGCCCTTCTCAAGACGCTGGAGGAGCCGCCCGGCCACGTCATCTTCATTCTGGCGACGACCGAGCCCGAGAAGATCATTCCGACGATCCTCTCGCGCTGTCAGCATTACCGTTTCCGGCGCCTGACGCCCGAGGAGATCGCCGGCAAGCTGGCGGGGCTGGCCCAGACTGAGGGTCTGCGGGCTGACCCCGACGCCCTGGCGCTCATCGGCCGCCTCGCCGACGGGGCCATGCGCGACGGCGAGAGCCTGCTGGAGCGGATGCTCGCGGCGGGTACGGCGGTCACGCGCGCGGCGGTCGAGGAGGCGCTGGGCCTGCCCCCCGGCGAGCGGGTGCGCGCGGTCGCCTCGGCGCTCGTGCTGGGCGACGCGGGCACGGCGCTCCAGGGTGCGGCGCAGCTCTACCGCGACGGCTTCGCGGCGCGCACGGTGGTCGAGGGGCTGGTGGGGGCCTTCGGGATGGCCCTGCACGCCGAACTGGGCATCGGCGGGGCGGACCAGGCCGGCGAGGCCCGGCTGGAAGGGGCGGACGTACCCCGGCTGCTGAAGTTGCAGGCAGCCCTCGACGAACAGGTCTCGCGCTTTGCCCGCTCGGCCGACGGCCTGAGCCTCGAACTGGCCCTGACCCACGCCCTGCTCGCCACCGAGGGACCGGCGACGGCCGCGAGCGCCCCGGCCAGTGCGGCCGGCCTACCCGCCGACCTGGCCGCCCGCCTGAACCGGCTGGAAAAGGAACTGGCGACGCTGCGGGAAACCCCGCGCGCCGCTGCCCAGGCCCAGGCCGCCGCGCCCGTGGCCGCGCCGCGCCGCGAGTCGCCCGCCGCGCGCGCCCTGCCCGAGGCCGAGGTGGCCCAGGTTGCCGCGCCCGCCGCGCTCCAGGGCCACTGGGACGACGTGGTGCGGCAGGCGAGCATGCAGCTCCGGGCCTTTCTCAAGCCTGCGCGCCGCCACGCCGAACCCGGCTACGTGAGCCTGAGTTACGACGAGAAGAACGTCTTCCATGCCAAGCAGGTCGCCACCAAATTCGACGAGGTGCTGCGGCTGGTGCGGGCCGTCTTCGGGCCGGTGACCTTCGAGCTGATCGCCCCCGAGGGCCTGGGCCGCCGCCAGGGGGCCGGGGGCGGCCCAGGCGGGGGCGCGGGGTCGGCTCCTGTGCCGCGCCCCGCCCCACCCGAGCCGCCCCGCACGCCCCCGGTCCGCGCCGCCCAGCCGCAAACGGCCGCCGAGATTCCCGATTTCGACCCGGTGCCGCGCCGAAGCAGCCGGGGCCCGAGCTTCGAGCCGCTGGAAACGGCTCCGGCGGTGACGCCGGCCAGCACTGGCCCGGTTTCGGGGGCGCCGGGTACGCCGCCGCCGCGCCCGGCCACCCGGCCCGCCAGCGTGGCGACGATGGACCCGCCGCGCGCCGCCGCCCCGGCCCAGACGCCGCCGCCGCGTCCGGCGGGCGTGCAGGGCCGCGTGCCTCCGCCCAGTCCCGACGACGTGGCCCCGGCCCCGTTGCCCCGTCCGGCCCCCGCGCCCTGGGAGGAGGAGCATGTCGCCGATGGGCCGCCCGCCCCCGCCGACGCCCAGGGCGGCGACCGCATGCCGCCGGCCGACGCTGCGCGCGAACGCGAGCTGTACCTCGCCGAACCGATCACCGAGGAGCCCGACTGGGGAGACCTGGGCGGTCCGGTGGCCTACGACGAGGGCGGCAGCGGGGTGCCTGACCTGAGCGGCGCTCCCTTCGCCGAGCTGTCGGCCCCGCGCCCCGCGCCCCGCCCGGCCCCGCAGCCTGCGGCCCAGCCACAGACCGTGGCCCAGACGGCGGCTCCTGCCCGCCCCGGCGATATCCGCGCGCACCCCATGTACGAGGACATCAAGGGCCGCTTTTCGGGCCGCGTGCGCGAGATCGGCAAGAACCGCCGCGTGCAGGCCGAGGTCGCGGAGCCGGCGGGCGGCGACGAGGACACGGCCGAGGCCTGA
- a CDS encoding GntR family transcriptional regulator, producing the protein MWNDQSIYDCLIRALGEQQLPPGTRLPEHQLAGLFGVSRETVRRVLLRLGEKKYVELRRNAGARVYAPEPADVADIFHARRTVEAETARLACTRAAAGDLAALRETLAQEHAALAAGDAPRAIRLSGEFHLSVARIGGNTLLTAFLAELIVQSSLALALYGRSAPDTCREQDHAGLLRALERGDEEGVVPLMDAHLRGIEARLGPRPARQRKVDLGTALGLSLLAAD; encoded by the coding sequence ATGTGGAACGACCAGAGCATCTACGACTGTCTGATCCGGGCGCTGGGCGAGCAGCAGCTTCCGCCCGGCACGCGCCTGCCCGAGCACCAGCTCGCGGGGCTCTTCGGCGTGAGCCGCGAGACGGTGCGCCGGGTCCTGCTGCGCCTGGGCGAGAAGAAATACGTCGAGCTGCGGCGCAACGCGGGCGCGCGCGTCTACGCCCCCGAGCCCGCCGACGTGGCCGACATCTTTCATGCGCGGCGCACGGTCGAGGCCGAGACGGCGCGCCTGGCCTGCACGCGCGCGGCCGCCGGCGACCTCGCGGCGCTGCGGGAGACGCTGGCGCAGGAGCACGCCGCATTGGCCGCCGGGGACGCGCCCCGCGCCATCCGGCTCTCGGGCGAGTTCCACCTGTCGGTGGCGCGCATCGGCGGCAACACCCTCCTGACCGCCTTCCTGGCCGAACTGATCGTGCAGAGTTCGCTGGCGCTGGCGCTGTACGGCCGCTCGGCCCCCGACACCTGCCGCGAGCAGGACCACGCCGGGCTGCTGCGCGCCCTGGAACGCGGCGACGAGGAGGGCGTGGTGCCCCTGATGGACGCCCACCTGCGCGGCATCGAGGCCCGGCTGGGCCCGCGCCCCGCCCGCCAGCGCAAGGTGGACCTGGGCACGGCGCTGGGGCTCTCGCTGCTGGCGGCCGACTGA
- a CDS encoding NCS1 family nucleobase:cation symporter-1, protein MSHGAGATTFERRPEYSDRLYNEDLAPLRPQTWNWYNIFAFWMSDVHSVGGYVFAGSLFALGIGPLPVLISLLAGILIVNLFANLVAKPSQMTGVPYPVISRLSFGVLGANVPAIIRGLIAVAWYGIQTYLASSALVLVLLRFFPDLQPLAQNSFLGLSTLGWAGFLTMWVLQAVVFWFGMNAIKKFIDFAGPAVYVVMFALAAYIFIRAGGKVNLNLGEVKYTGAAVLFPMLTAVALVVSYFSGPMLNFGDFSRYGQNFAAVKRGNFWGLPVNFLLFSLVTVITTSGTLPVFGKLITDPIETVALIDNSFAVVLGAFTFVTATIGINIVANFVSPAFDFSNVAPKHISWRTGGFIAAAASVFITPWNLFNNPGVIHLTLDTLAAFIGPLFGILLVDFYLVKRQQIDLDSLYVAGPQSRYWYQGGWNLSAVWALVPAVLMGLAINFVPALKGLANFAWFTGVLLGGVFYYALSARERLANLGGAPITPAVGD, encoded by the coding sequence ATGAGCCACGGAGCCGGAGCCACCACCTTCGAACGCCGCCCCGAGTACAGCGACCGCCTCTACAACGAGGACCTCGCGCCGCTGCGGCCCCAGACCTGGAACTGGTACAACATCTTCGCCTTCTGGATGAGCGACGTGCACTCGGTCGGCGGCTACGTCTTCGCGGGGAGCCTCTTCGCGCTGGGCATCGGCCCGCTGCCGGTGCTGATCTCGCTGCTGGCCGGCATATTGATCGTGAACCTGTTCGCCAATCTGGTCGCCAAACCCAGCCAGATGACCGGCGTGCCCTACCCCGTCATCAGCCGCCTGTCTTTCGGGGTGCTGGGGGCCAACGTGCCCGCCATCATCCGGGGGCTGATCGCGGTCGCGTGGTACGGCATCCAGACCTATCTGGCGTCCTCGGCGCTGGTGCTCGTGCTGCTGCGCTTCTTTCCCGACCTTCAGCCGCTGGCGCAGAACAGTTTCCTGGGCCTCTCGACGCTGGGCTGGGCGGGCTTCCTGACCATGTGGGTATTGCAGGCCGTCGTGTTCTGGTTCGGCATGAACGCCATCAAGAAATTCATCGACTTCGCCGGCCCAGCCGTGTACGTCGTGATGTTCGCGCTGGCCGCCTACATCTTCATCCGCGCCGGGGGCAAGGTGAACCTGAATCTGGGCGAGGTGAAATACACCGGGGCGGCCGTGCTGTTCCCGATGCTCACGGCGGTCGCCCTGGTGGTGTCGTACTTCAGCGGCCCCATGCTGAACTTCGGGGACTTCTCGCGCTACGGCCAGAACTTCGCGGCGGTCAAGCGCGGCAACTTCTGGGGCCTGCCGGTCAACTTCCTGCTGTTCAGTCTGGTGACGGTGATCACGACCTCGGGCACGCTGCCGGTCTTCGGCAAGCTCATCACGGATCCCATCGAGACGGTCGCCCTCATCGACAACTCGTTCGCGGTGGTGCTGGGGGCCTTCACCTTCGTCACGGCGACCATCGGCATCAACATCGTCGCCAACTTCGTCTCGCCCGCCTTCGACTTCTCCAACGTGGCGCCCAAGCACATCTCCTGGCGCACCGGGGGCTTCATCGCGGCCGCAGCGTCGGTGTTCATCACGCCCTGGAACCTGTTCAACAACCCCGGCGTCATCCACCTGACCCTGGATACGCTCGCCGCCTTCATCGGGCCGCTGTTCGGCATCCTGCTCGTGGACTTCTACCTCGTCAAGCGCCAGCAGATCGACCTCGACAGCCTGTACGTGGCCGGGCCACAGAGCCGCTACTGGTACCAGGGCGGCTGGAACCTCTCGGCGGTGTGGGCGCTCGTGCCGGCCGTGCTCATGGGCCTCGCCATCAACTTCGTCCCGGCGCTCAAGGGCCTGGCGAACTTCGCGTGGTTCACGGGCGTGCTGCTGGGCGGCGTCTTCTACTACGCCCTGAGCGCCCGCGAGCGCCTCGCCAACCTGGGCGGCGCGCCGATCACCCCAGCCGTGGGCGACTGA